TAAAGCTGATTTTGAATGGGGAACAGATATGGACTTTGCCATAGTAAATCTTAGAGAGAAATTGGATAGAGTTTCTCTTCCTGATAAGGCGGAACGATCCAACATTGTTAAATCAGATCCTACCGAAGAGCCTGTTATTGGTCTTTCTGTATCAGGCAAAAATCTGTTTGCTGTAAGAGAGGTGTCAGAAAATGTTATCAAAAAAAGATTGGAACAACTTGAAGGTGTAAGTCTTGCAGATATAGTCGGTGGAGAAGAGAAAGAGATAAGGGTAAAAGCAAATCTTGAAAAACTAATTTCATACAATGTCACTTTTGATGAGCTTAAAAATGCAATAACTTCATCAAACGTTGATCAAGCCGGTGGAACGGTAAAAGATGATGTTTATATTTACGATTTAAAAATTTCATCTTCATTCGAGACTCTAGATGATATTAGTTCTACTCCTGTAAAATATCTGGACAACGGTGAGTTTATCACGGTTTCGGATCTCGCTTCTGTCGAATTGAGTACAAAGGAAAAGAAATCATTTACAAGATATAATGGTCTTGAATCCGTTGGTATTATGATCCAAAAAAGTGGAGAAGCCAATGCCGTTGAGGTATCTAAGGAAGTAAAGAACATATTAGTTGAACTTCGTGAATCTTATCCACAATTATCTATAAATATAGCGTTTGATCAGGCCGATTTCATAAATGATTCCATTGACAGTGTTACTTCTGCTGTATTATATGGTGGTATATTGGCTTTTATTACTCTGTTTTTCTTCCTTAAAGATTTCAAAACACCAATAAATATTGCATTATCAATACCGGTAAGCATTATTGCAACTTTTGCTCTACTGTATTTCTCAGGAGTTTCGATAAACCTAATTTCACTTTCCGGGCTTGCACTTGGAGTTGGTATGCTGGTAGATAATTCGATTGTTATTTTGGAAAATATTTCCAGGCATAGAGAAATGGGTAAAAATGCTCTAGAAGCCGCAATAATTGGTACAAAAGAGGTTGTTATGCCTGTGACAGCTTCAACTCTTACTACGATAATTGTTTTCATGCCAATTGTTTTTATCAGTGGAGTTGCTGGCGAAATTTTTACAGACCAAAGTATTGCTGTTACATTTTCCCTCATATCCTCACTAGCTGTTTCTGTAACTTTGCTTCCGGTATTGTATTCTAAACTTATGTCTGGAATAGCCACAGATTCTGAAAGAGTGATTGATAGAAGTGCAAGTTTCGAGCAGGGAAAATTTATGAAGCTTGGAACTTACTGGACATCAATTATTACGATACTTTCTCTACTTTTTTATTTTATCGAAGTTGGGGAAGATTTAGAGTTGATTTACTTTTCAATTTGCTTTGCAATTCTTATCGATCCTCTTATGAAATTTTTTGAATTTGTTTTATTTAAAAAACAAAATGAAACACAATGTACCAGATTAAGATATTTTACAGTCAATAAACTTACTTTCATAATATCTTTGCTCATCCTTTTACCTGTAATTTATACAACAAGGATTGACATATTTGAACCTATCTATAGGTTATCTTTTCTATTGAACAACCCAGAATTTTTACGTCCTGTATTAGATTTTCTAAATGAAATCACCTATTTTATTCAAGATCTTTTCCGTCCTTTTGAAGAAGATCTTGGAACAAATCTATTCATGACAATCACTTATAGTATTGGAGTACTGTATTTCATCACATATTTATTTGGAATGTATTATTTTAACTTCCTAAGAAAGCTAAATAAAGAACATAGAGATAGTTTGATCAAGATGGATAGTTCAAGAAAACTGATAAAAGATCTTTTAAAACATATAATTCTCTTTTTTGTTGGATCTGCAAAGTTTTGGTGGATTATGATAAGGAAAAGTCTACTGGCTGTTATTCAACCTGTTTTAAATCTCTTTGAAATTGGTTTTTCTAAGTTTTCAAACTGGTATCATAATTTTTTACAAAAAGTCCTTAGGTATCCTCATGCGACCTTATTCCTTACATTGATTGTTTTGATTATCAGTATTTTTGGAATTATGAAAATACAGAAAAGGCTTTTACCCGATATTGACAGTGGTGAATTTATTATAAAAGTTGAAATGCCTCCACAAACTTCACTGGAGAGAAATGAAGAAATTGTTAAAACTTATGAGCACATGATTGTTTCAGACAGCTCTTTGGTACATTCTGTTTTTACATCAGGCGGAGCTCCTGACGAAAAATCTAAGATAAAAGGTGCTGCTATATATAAATCAGAACTTAAGGTTCTTTTAAACAATGGAGTAAGTACAGCCGACTACGTAGACAATATAAGACCAAAACTCTTAGATTTTAATAATTTGCAAAAAGAACAAATTAATATCGAATTTGTTACTGAGGTATCAACATTATCTGATTTTCTTAATAGTGAAGGTAATGACCTTGAAGTAAAGATATCGGGTAATAATTTTGATTTACTAATGGATGTATCTAAAATTGTAACAGAAAAATTAAATCAGATTAGTGATTTATCTGAAGTAAACTCTAATTTCGTTTTTAACAAACCACAAGTTCTTGTTAAGTTTCAAAAACAAAATCTAATTAGATACAATATAACTCCTTCCGAGATTAATAGCTTTATTACAACAATTCTAGATGGTTCGATAGTTTCTGAAATGGAAAGTAGCGATGAAAAAGTTGATATTGTTGTAAAAGATCTGAACAACTACTACAATGTAAATATGCTTTACAGTGCAACCTACAAGAAGAATGGTAATTTGTATCCTCTTAATGAACTGATAACTCTAGATTATACAACGGGTCCCGAGAATATCTACAGAGAAGACCAGAAAAGAGTAATTACAGTTTCTGCAGATATTCATGGAGATGACTTTTCTGAAGTATTTAAAAAAGTTGAGAAACTTATCGATGATGTGCCTAAATATCAGGGAGTAAAAGTTGAAGTATCTGGTGAGAATAGTGAAATGAAAGATAGCTTCTCAGAACTCATATTTATTTTCATCTTATCTCTTGCACTTGTGTACATGGTGCTTGCTTCTCAATTTGAATCTCTTCTTTCTCCATTTATAATAATTCTTTCTGTACCTTTCAGCATAATTGGTGTAACCATTGGTTTGTTCCTTTTTGGTCAGAGTTTAAATATAATGTCAGTAATTGGAATAATAGTCCTAATTGGTATAGTAGTTAATGATGCAATTGTAAAAGTAGAATTTATTGACAGGCAGATAAGAGATGGAAGTGACATATACTCAGCTATCCTTGAAGCCGGAAATAAAAGATTAAGACCTATTCTTATGACAACGATAACAACAGTTTTTGGTATGGTACCAATGCTTGTTTCTATAGGTGGATCATCGGAATTGAGACAGCCACTGGCAGTAACAGTTATCTTTGGGTTATCATTTTCAACAATGCTTACTCTTTTTGTTATTCCTGCAATTTATTTGATACTTAAAAAAGGTAGAGTTGGAAGACAGGAGACAACATGATTAAACTGGCGATTAATCGACCTGTAACTACAATAATGCTATTTATCGCATTATCTGTTATTGGATATATTTCTTTTGACAAATTACCCTTTGAACCTGAACCAAATACTGAATATCCAACTTTGAATATCAGTGCTTACTGGGCTAATGCTTCTCCCGAAACAATGGAGAAAAAAGTTACAGCACCTCTGGAATCCGCCATTGAGGGATTGGATTATGTCTATGAAACAGAGTCAACTTCAAATAATGGTTATTCCAGAATCACGATAAAATATGTACGTGATACCGATATGAACATGGCTTACATCAGTCTAAATGAAAAAGTCTTCTCTGCAAAAAGAGATCTCCCCGATGATGTTAGAAGATCCGTATCAATTGGCAAGTATATCCCCAGAGACCAACAAACAAATGAAGAGCTTATTAGTTTCGAAGTATATGGAAATAGAAGATTAAGTGAACTTTATCAATATGCTGAAGATAATATCAAACCTCTCCTAGTAAGTTTGGATGGTGTTGCAAACGTTGAAGTAAGTGGAGGCTCTTCGAGAGAGATAAAAATTAAAATTGATAGGGATAAAACCAGTACTTTTAATATAAATCCATATCAAGTCAGCAATCAATTATCAGCTTGGGGAATTCGGGATGATGTGGGAATCGTTAAAAATGGACAGGATGAACTTAGCCTGATTATTGATAGCAGATATAATTCATTTACGGATATTTTGAATATACCCATTAAAAAATTGGGTGTTAATACGATCTACCTCAAAGATATTGCAGAAGTAGAAGACGGATTATCAGACAATTATGGTATAAGACGTATAAATGGTGTATCAACAATTATTATAAATATTGTTAAAGAATCTGGAAAGAACGCCATTGATACAGCTAAAAGAGTTGTCGATAAAATCGAAGAGTTAAAAGAGGAACTACCATCAGACATCAAAATTGAAATAAGTACAGACAGTACAGAACAGATGAGAAAAGATCTTGATGATATTACTCTAAGGGCAGTTATTAGTATCATTATTATCACAATTGTTCTGCTTTTGTTTCTAAGGGATGTGAAAACACCTATAGTAATTCTAGTTACAATTGCATTATCAATAGCTGTCACAATGACATATCTTTTCTTTTCTAAGAATACCATCAACACAATTACTCTCTCAGGATTAGTTTTAGCCTTTGGTCTGCTTGTAGACAACTCTATTGTTGTAATAGAAAATATTTACCATAAATTGCATAAAGGTCATAAACTAAAAGATGCATCCTATGACGGAGCAAAAGAGATGATCTTACCAGTGATAGCAGCTACATTAACAACTTGTATTGTTTTTATTCCTTTTTTGTACTTACAGGGAGAAAAAGCAATTTATTGGAAACCTCTTGCTCTCGTTGTAATAGTTGCCCTTATCAGTTCACTATTTATTTCATTTACCTTTATTCCAACGTTATCAACTCTGATTAATAGAGGCAAAATTAAGGTTAGAGTTGACTCGGAAAGTCATGGTCCTTTGTTTTTAAAAAATATCCTTATCTTTCTCGTAAAAAATAAAACTATGACTTTAATATTTGTCCTTACTCTGGTGGCTTTTTCTTACTATCTTTTTGACAAATATGTTGATAAGGGAGCAGTGTGGTGGGGACGTGGTTCCAATGATACCGTATCAGTTTATGTCTCCATGCCAACAGGTTCTACAATTGAAATGTCTGACTCTATAATTACAAAGTTTGAAAAACAGATTAACTTACTAAAAGGTTACAAAAAATTTGTTACATCAGTTGGAGCGACTTATGCATCAGTTCGAGTGATTTATGACGAAGACAGCATGTATTCAGTGCATCCATTTGAAATGGAATCTGAGCTTGTTTCGATTGCCAGAAATTTCGCAGGTCCATTTATAAGTATTTATAACCCTGTTAATCCAAATGGTGGTTATAGAGCTGGTGGTACAACCGGAAAACAGTTGAGTTATCAATTTGCCATCACAGGCTATTCCTATGATGAACTTAAAAATGAAGCTAAGATCTTATCAGATGCTATGGTTCAAAGCGGTAAAGTTTCTGAAGTTGATATAAACAGCACTGGAAATTTTTGGAGGAGTACGACTCTTTTTAGTTATATTTTTGATATTGATAGAGAGAGTCTTGGAAGACTCAAAACCAATGTGTCTGATATTTTGAGATATGTAATGATCAATATTGGAGGAGGGTCAACCAAAAAAATCAATTTTGCTGGTGAAGAATCTGATGTCTCGATAAAATATTCTGATTATAAAGAGTTCTCAGCGGATAACCTTAAGGATCTTAACTATGACTATACAACAAGACCTTTTAGAATTGGAAATACAGGTCATATTGAGAAAAAAGAGGTAATGTCAGAGATTACTAAGAAGGATCAATCTTACAAGAGAATATTGGCATTTGACTATAAGGGATCTTCTAAAGCTGCCGAAAAATACAAATCGGATATTCTTGAAAATTATAAGCTTCCAACTGGGTTTGCTTTTGATACAAGTCAAAATTATTATATGACTGATGAGGAAGAAACTGAAATTATGTGGGTCATGGGTGTTGCAATTTTGTTGGTTTTTATGATCACTGCTTCACTTTTTGAATCGTTTTGGCATCCTTTTCTAATTATTTTGACCGTACCACTTGGAATGGTTGGTGTATTCTTCATTTTCTTCTTTATGGATGCATCTTTCAACAGAGAAGCGTTTATGGGCACCATTCTTCTTTCTGGAATAGCCGTAAACAACTCGATAATTTTGGTCAATCATATAAATCATCTAAGGTCAAAAGGGCAGAATTTAATGGATGCAGTTGTAAATGGTTCCTTACAAAGATATCGCCCAATTCTCATGACTACTGCAACAACTGTTCTAGGTATTTTACCCCTATTTTTGTACTCTAATGAAGATGATAATTTCTGGTATTCGCTGTCAATTACAACAGTTGGAGGATTAATTGCTTCAACAATTTTTGTTCTAACGGTTATTCCAGTATTATATGTCTTGATTGAATCGGTCAAAAGGAGAGTCTATCGTTTTTTTGATCTCTTTAAAGAAGTAAAACTATAAAAAAAACGGGAAAACTTCCCGTTTTTTTACAGTTTCTCTAAAACCTGAATAAGCGATAGTTTCTTCCTACTAGAGATGGGGATTTCAACTTTATTTTTCATTACCAAAGAGCCCCCGTCTGATTTATTAAGTTTTTTTGCATAATTCAAATTAACTAGATATGACTGATGGGGTCTAAAAAATCTATAATCACAAAGAAGATCTTCATACTCTTTAATAGATTTTGAAACTATTATCTCTTCTCCATTATTTATATAAAAAGTTGTATAACTATTATCGCTTTTACAATAAATTATATCTGAAATATCGATAAGATGTAAATGATCGGATGTTTTTAAAACTATTTTTTTTGATTGCATTTTTTTCTCATAGTGAGAAAAGAAATTACTGATCTGACTTTCAATTTCTACATTTTCAATTTGTTGCAGTGCTTTTTCAACTGCTGTCCTAAATTCATGTTCGTTTATAGGTTTTACAATATAATCCAAGGCACTAAATTTTATAGCTTTTAAAGCAAACTCATTAAATGCCGTAACTATTATAAATTTGAAATCGAGTGGTCTCATCTTTTGAAGAATCTGAAAGCCTGTTCCATCCTTCAATTCAATATCCATAAACACAAGATCTGGTTTCAATTCATTCAGTATTCGAACTCCATCAACTACTGTTTCAGCTTCACCAATAATTTCGATTTCTGTAAAATAGTCATTAATCATTCTTTTTTCTGTATCTCTTATAAAGCTGTCATCATCAATAATTATTGCTTTTATCATTATATCTCCAAAATTGGTAAGGTTATCAGAACTTCAGTTCCCTCTCCCCCATTTTCCGACAAGTCAGTTATTCTATATTTTAAACTACTTCTATATTTTTTCTCTAGTAGATTATTCCTCTGTTTGAAAATTGCCATTGCCATTGATTTGTGTCCTGATATTCTTTGAGAAGTTGATCTGTTATAACCAATGCCATTATCATTTATTCTTACTTTAACGTCTGATTCACCTGCAGTAAAACTAATAATCAATTTTTTACCTGGTTTGTCAATTTTAAATCCATGTTTGATCGCATTTTCAATGAATGGTTGTATTAACATAGGAGGAATATTTATCAACTCTTCTTCTCCGTCACATTCTATACTCATTTCATAGGAAAACGAATTATTCATTCTTAATTTTTCCAGTTCAATATAGTTCTTCAGCATATCAATCTCTTCATTTAAAGGTATTGCATCTTTATTGGAATTGATAAGAACTGATCTAGATAGTAAAGAAAAATTATTAAGATAATCTGACGCTTTTTTTGCATCATTTCTTAAAATGTAGTTTTGAATTGCTCCAAGAGCATTAAAGATAAAATGAGGATTCATTTGGGATCTAAGTAGTTTCTGTTCTATATCATTTTTTTCAAGTGTCGATTTTTTCTTTTGATAGCCAAACAACAATAGCGAAAACACAATTATTACAATTGATAAACCAATTACAATGTTAATTTTAATTTGTTTGAACCTGTTTTCAGAATGCAAGATCTCGATCTGCTTTGTTTTTATTTCATTTTGGTATTTACCTTCCAATTCAGCAAATACTTTTCTACTCTCCTGCATTGAAAGTGTATCTCTAATTCTTGAGGTTTCTTTTAATGTATGTACTGCTTCTTTATAGTTATTCAATGAGATATAATATTCACTAAGTAATTGCAAAGCCTGTTCAGCTTCATTGTATAGTTCATACTCCAGAGAAATATCCAGAGCTTTTTTTGCATAAGTAATAGCGGAGTTGATGTTTTTATCATGATCAATTTTTTCTAATAATCTTCCAATAAACATATACTCGTAACAGATCCCATACTTATTGTCAATTTTTTCTTCAAGTTCAAGTGCTTGATAATGCAACTCAAGAGCTTTCTGATAATCCTCTAGTTCGTAGTATATTTCAGCTAAATTACTCACACCGGCAGCCATTCCTCTGTTCCACCCAACTTTTTTACTTTCTTCAATCACTTTATTGTAATAATATATACAACTATCCATTTGGTCTGTGTCATCCATCACAGCTGCAAATTCATTATAAAATGATGCCAGTACTCTGGAGCTTGTCTCATTGTCTTCTCTCAATGTTCTATAAGCCAAACGAATGTACTCTTCCTGCTTTTTAAGGTCTTCCATTTTATTATACAATGTAGAAATCATCATATAGACAGATGACAGTCTTGCTCTTATATTGTTTTTTTTCTTCAAATCTAAAGAACTCATCAAATATTCCATTGCATTAGGGTATTTCGCCATATCTTTGTACGTAATACCTATATTTTCCATCATCAGAGACATCGATTTTTTATCATCAAGAGAAGTGAAAATCTCCAAGGCTTTATTAAATGCTTCAAGAGATTTATCATATTCACTTATAATATTCTTGTTCATTCCGAGAAGGTTGTAGAAATCTGCGGTTCTACTTGGTAAATTATTATCGTTTGTGATCTCAATTCCTATAAAAATTAAGCTGTCACTTTCTCTATAATTACCTTCAAAACGATGATATTCGATCATATCTTCTAAGACTAGTAATTGTTTTTTTAAATCTCCGTTATCAATTGATTGTTGTTCAACTGTTTTCAAACTATCCAATTTTGATGCGAAAAGTGTTACAGTATAAAGTAAAGCTATTAAATAAAAAGATCTTATCATGTTCCTCCCGTACTTTGAAAAGAAACTAATAAGATTTCAGATATTATACAAATGATATAAAAAGAAAAAGCCTTGCTGAAAAGCGAGGCTTTGAGAGTATAAAACAGCAAAATCTCAACTTTTCAAAAATTTAGTGATAGTATTTACACTTTCACCTAACAGCTGAAACACAAAAAAAACTAAAACTATTAACTTAAGTAAATGACAATATAACAATACATAGTTATGTTTGTATCGTAACGTTACAGTTAAAGTAGTGGATCACATAATTGATCTAAAGGAAACAAAAAGGGAGAAAAAAATGAAAAAATTACTTGGGGTTATCATTACTGCACTTATCCTAATCGGAGTTAATGATGCAAATGCACAAATTAGTTCAAGATTAGAGGGAATTCAAGGTCCAACCTCACTAAACTCAAATCACACCGCAACTTTTACGGCTTACTATCAAAATCCAACAAATAACCCTGATCTTTATGTTACAGCGTGGAGATTATTCGAAGGTTATAACGCAGATTTCCTTCATGAAATACCTTATGTAATTTATGAAACTAATCAAACCGTAAAACCAGTTACACAAACAAAAAATAGTGGCATGGTAATTGTGGTGGACTTTCATCTTCCATGCAAAGATTCTGATTTTGCATATAAAAGAGTTTTAAATCCTGAACCTGTTGAAAATCCTTAAAAAATGATTTGTTAATTGAAGTTATAAAATTCGAAAAGGTGCATAATTTTGCACCTTTTTATTGGAGGATTTAATGTTTTTCAAGTTGGTTTTTATATCCTTTTTTTATAGTATTCTTTTATCAAACAATACTGATATGACAAACTATACTTCGATTCAAAAATGCGAAGATAAAATAATTCTTATTGG
The Candidatus Delongbacteria bacterium genome window above contains:
- a CDS encoding response regulator transcription factor translates to MIKAIIIDDDSFIRDTEKRMINDYFTEIEIIGEAETVVDGVRILNELKPDLVFMDIELKDGTGFQILQKMRPLDFKFIIVTAFNEFALKAIKFSALDYIVKPINEHEFRTAVEKALQQIENVEIESQISNFFSHYEKKMQSKKIVLKTSDHLHLIDISDIIYCKSDNSYTTFYINNGEEIIVSKSIKEYEDLLCDYRFFRPHQSYLVNLNYAKKLNKSDGGSLVMKNKVEIPISSRKKLSLIQVLEKL
- a CDS encoding efflux RND transporter permease subunit; the encoded protein is MLDIIIKRPITVIMLFIAVVVFGFISFKKLPVNLLPDVNYPSITIWTEYPGYGPEEVESEITTPLEAQIGSIQGMKKTKSISSTGISLIKADFEWGTDMDFAIVNLREKLDRVSLPDKAERSNIVKSDPTEEPVIGLSVSGKNLFAVREVSENVIKKRLEQLEGVSLADIVGGEEKEIRVKANLEKLISYNVTFDELKNAITSSNVDQAGGTVKDDVYIYDLKISSSFETLDDISSTPVKYLDNGEFITVSDLASVELSTKEKKSFTRYNGLESVGIMIQKSGEANAVEVSKEVKNILVELRESYPQLSINIAFDQADFINDSIDSVTSAVLYGGILAFITLFFFLKDFKTPINIALSIPVSIIATFALLYFSGVSINLISLSGLALGVGMLVDNSIVILENISRHREMGKNALEAAIIGTKEVVMPVTASTLTTIIVFMPIVFISGVAGEIFTDQSIAVTFSLISSLAVSVTLLPVLYSKLMSGIATDSERVIDRSASFEQGKFMKLGTYWTSIITILSLLFYFIEVGEDLELIYFSICFAILIDPLMKFFEFVLFKKQNETQCTRLRYFTVNKLTFIISLLILLPVIYTTRIDIFEPIYRLSFLLNNPEFLRPVLDFLNEITYFIQDLFRPFEEDLGTNLFMTITYSIGVLYFITYLFGMYYFNFLRKLNKEHRDSLIKMDSSRKLIKDLLKHIILFFVGSAKFWWIMIRKSLLAVIQPVLNLFEIGFSKFSNWYHNFLQKVLRYPHATLFLTLIVLIISIFGIMKIQKRLLPDIDSGEFIIKVEMPPQTSLERNEEIVKTYEHMIVSDSSLVHSVFTSGGAPDEKSKIKGAAIYKSELKVLLNNGVSTADYVDNIRPKLLDFNNLQKEQINIEFVTEVSTLSDFLNSEGNDLEVKISGNNFDLLMDVSKIVTEKLNQISDLSEVNSNFVFNKPQVLVKFQKQNLIRYNITPSEINSFITTILDGSIVSEMESSDEKVDIVVKDLNNYYNVNMLYSATYKKNGNLYPLNELITLDYTTGPENIYREDQKRVITVSADIHGDDFSEVFKKVEKLIDDVPKYQGVKVEVSGENSEMKDSFSELIFIFILSLALVYMVLASQFESLLSPFIIILSVPFSIIGVTIGLFLFGQSLNIMSVIGIIVLIGIVVNDAIVKVEFIDRQIRDGSDIYSAILEAGNKRLRPILMTTITTVFGMVPMLVSIGGSSELRQPLAVTVIFGLSFSTMLTLFVIPAIYLILKKGRVGRQETT
- a CDS encoding efflux RND transporter permease subunit gives rise to the protein MIKLAINRPVTTIMLFIALSVIGYISFDKLPFEPEPNTEYPTLNISAYWANASPETMEKKVTAPLESAIEGLDYVYETESTSNNGYSRITIKYVRDTDMNMAYISLNEKVFSAKRDLPDDVRRSVSIGKYIPRDQQTNEELISFEVYGNRRLSELYQYAEDNIKPLLVSLDGVANVEVSGGSSREIKIKIDRDKTSTFNINPYQVSNQLSAWGIRDDVGIVKNGQDELSLIIDSRYNSFTDILNIPIKKLGVNTIYLKDIAEVEDGLSDNYGIRRINGVSTIIINIVKESGKNAIDTAKRVVDKIEELKEELPSDIKIEISTDSTEQMRKDLDDITLRAVISIIIITIVLLLFLRDVKTPIVILVTIALSIAVTMTYLFFSKNTINTITLSGLVLAFGLLVDNSIVVIENIYHKLHKGHKLKDASYDGAKEMILPVIAATLTTCIVFIPFLYLQGEKAIYWKPLALVVIVALISSLFISFTFIPTLSTLINRGKIKVRVDSESHGPLFLKNILIFLVKNKTMTLIFVLTLVAFSYYLFDKYVDKGAVWWGRGSNDTVSVYVSMPTGSTIEMSDSIITKFEKQINLLKGYKKFVTSVGATYASVRVIYDEDSMYSVHPFEMESELVSIARNFAGPFISIYNPVNPNGGYRAGGTTGKQLSYQFAITGYSYDELKNEAKILSDAMVQSGKVSEVDINSTGNFWRSTTLFSYIFDIDRESLGRLKTNVSDILRYVMINIGGGSTKKINFAGEESDVSIKYSDYKEFSADNLKDLNYDYTTRPFRIGNTGHIEKKEVMSEITKKDQSYKRILAFDYKGSSKAAEKYKSDILENYKLPTGFAFDTSQNYYMTDEEETEIMWVMGVAILLVFMITASLFESFWHPFLIILTVPLGMVGVFFIFFFMDASFNREAFMGTILLSGIAVNNSIILVNHINHLRSKGQNLMDAVVNGSLQRYRPILMTTATTVLGILPLFLYSNEDDNFWYSLSITTVGGLIASTIFVLTVIPVLYVLIESVKRRVYRFFDLFKEVKL
- a CDS encoding histidine kinase, with the translated sequence MIRSFYLIALLYTVTLFASKLDSLKTVEQQSIDNGDLKKQLLVLEDMIEYHRFEGNYRESDSLIFIGIEITNDNNLPSRTADFYNLLGMNKNIISEYDKSLEAFNKALEIFTSLDDKKSMSLMMENIGITYKDMAKYPNAMEYLMSSLDLKKKNNIRARLSSVYMMISTLYNKMEDLKKQEEYIRLAYRTLREDNETSSRVLASFYNEFAAVMDDTDQMDSCIYYYNKVIEESKKVGWNRGMAAGVSNLAEIYYELEDYQKALELHYQALELEEKIDNKYGICYEYMFIGRLLEKIDHDKNINSAITYAKKALDISLEYELYNEAEQALQLLSEYYISLNNYKEAVHTLKETSRIRDTLSMQESRKVFAELEGKYQNEIKTKQIEILHSENRFKQIKINIVIGLSIVIIVFSLLLFGYQKKKSTLEKNDIEQKLLRSQMNPHFIFNALGAIQNYILRNDAKKASDYLNNFSLLSRSVLINSNKDAIPLNEEIDMLKNYIELEKLRMNNSFSYEMSIECDGEEELINIPPMLIQPFIENAIKHGFKIDKPGKKLIISFTAGESDVKVRINDNGIGYNRSTSQRISGHKSMAMAIFKQRNNLLEKKYRSSLKYRITDLSENGGEGTEVLITLPILEI